One Thermicanus aegyptius DSM 12793 DNA segment encodes these proteins:
- a CDS encoding DGQHR domain-containing protein codes for MVKSDTSGIAAILVTQGEFRFYIAAMPSYILRETCFTITREADPKEGFQRVLNEERAKKIATYIDSGSGSIPTAIILSAQPQSELKYNSKSKTISFKNDEKAFLIIDGQHRVYGFIKANQSIRVPVVIYEELTRVQEARLFIDINTNQEQVPEALLLDVKTLLKNETEDEKRCSELFDIFYNHDSSVLKGKLDRATRTQGKISRITFNKSVIELLKNELKELPMEKSYIVINNYLKACQKVFTEIDSRLSNLMYKPVSFEGLLRSAKAVIDKATTKYDKLSYETFYDVVKVLKDNISKERLLRPGNSPKRFSESIIQGITTIYIRPNSVVED; via the coding sequence TTGGTTAAATCTGATACTTCAGGGATAGCAGCTATACTTGTTACTCAAGGTGAATTTCGATTTTACATAGCTGCAATGCCCTCTTATATTCTGAGAGAAACATGTTTTACAATCACACGGGAAGCAGATCCTAAAGAAGGGTTTCAACGTGTGTTGAATGAGGAAAGGGCAAAAAAAATAGCAACCTATATTGATTCAGGAAGTGGTTCTATTCCAACCGCTATCATCTTATCTGCACAACCCCAATCTGAATTGAAATATAATTCAAAATCTAAGACGATTTCTTTCAAAAACGATGAAAAAGCATTTTTAATTATTGATGGACAACATAGGGTCTACGGGTTTATAAAGGCAAATCAGTCTATCAGGGTTCCTGTGGTTATTTATGAAGAATTGACTCGGGTTCAAGAAGCAAGATTGTTTATTGATATAAATACAAATCAAGAACAGGTACCAGAGGCACTCTTGCTTGATGTTAAGACACTACTTAAAAATGAAACAGAAGATGAAAAACGTTGCAGTGAATTGTTTGACATTTTTTATAACCATGATTCAAGTGTTCTTAAAGGTAAACTCGATAGGGCTACGCGAACTCAAGGTAAAATTTCCCGTATAACATTTAATAAATCCGTGATAGAACTTTTAAAAAATGAGCTAAAAGAATTGCCTATGGAGAAATCTTATATTGTTATCAACAATTATTTAAAAGCTTGCCAAAAAGTGTTTACGGAGATAGATAGTAGATTATCAAATCTAATGTACAAACCAGTTTCATTTGAGGGGTTACTGAGAAGTGCAAAAGCAGTTATTGATAAAGCAACAACAAAATATGATAAACTGAGTTACGAAACATTTTACGATGTGGTGAAAGTATTAAAGGACAATATTTCAAAGGAAAGATTACTACGGCCGGGCAATTCACCTAAGAGATTTTCTGAAAGCATTATTCAGGGAATTACAACTATATACATAAGACCGAATTCTGTAGTAGAAGATTAA
- a CDS encoding NB-ARC domain-containing protein, with protein MEKLINRLLKKTEGTYLDFKRDFYKINDKKSKIDFVKDILAFANSTINEPAYILCGVQEKETGDKEVIGIDPSIRIDDASWVQFLNSYASHPINFFMKKIKSDLYNKTFVLIEISTNQQRPIFCIKDEGDKLKKGNIYFRNGSSNDIAKDLVTLEIMISKTMMQGNSNLQVSDPTYNRYSKFPPAPYYEFIGRREEIKKIYDELIDHHKNYLLSLVGDGGIGKTSIAYKVAEEIKDKIDGGVSNFDDVIWISAKDQRLYFDERRELNPEFRSLDDLFNKILLIFYDVNYIKDMNRRKKLDFVNQALEGTKFFFVLDNLEIFDGEEINQIYQFIKNAPFGHKFLLTSRHDLRVHEFVKIERFNLESSREYINNLVINLNVNEIDKDDIINNFNEFYTLTNGNPLYINFFISQILRGRKLKDILAKRNLESEKSLKAYCFDSTLSNLSGDELKVMYTLAVSEQNFLSFNELRYVTLIQESSLFNIIGSLTSHSLVYTEYQRNTKVYSLNWLLKSYLLEEKRIPVGEYTRLYQKVRTISIFSHPIKEELAFNFGLRSLINTNEIMSYNMILNVLDNVNNQNVDSTLDDIIRLYPGNYLVYFYKNLLNISNGTNLYNVYANINSDFAHILSVIKYDEERVMSYVWKSFLYILIDKYDDVINDMDMLINNSNKDHIELINIIKATCLSMKAFNEYRYNRFNLHDQLRDDADVLFSNNLRGFIGKPYFLFIKKNLIYAYKQNLLHVKKTKISIENGQFVSDILILKDLKLFTKKPVVNLK; from the coding sequence ATGGAGAAATTGATCAATCGGCTGTTAAAAAAAACCGAAGGTACATATCTTGATTTTAAGAGAGACTTTTATAAGATTAATGACAAAAAGAGTAAAATCGATTTTGTAAAAGATATTTTGGCATTTGCTAATTCCACTATTAACGAACCTGCATATATTTTGTGTGGAGTTCAAGAGAAAGAGACAGGAGACAAAGAAGTAATTGGTATAGATCCCTCAATAAGGATTGATGACGCTAGTTGGGTGCAATTCCTAAATTCATATGCGAGCCATCCAATAAATTTTTTTATGAAAAAGATTAAATCGGATTTATATAATAAAACATTCGTTTTGATTGAAATATCTACTAATCAACAACGGCCTATTTTTTGTATTAAAGATGAAGGGGACAAACTCAAGAAAGGAAATATATACTTTAGAAATGGTTCTTCAAATGATATTGCTAAAGATCTGGTAACACTTGAAATAATGATATCAAAAACTATGATGCAAGGAAATTCAAATTTGCAAGTATCGGATCCCACATATAATCGATATTCAAAATTTCCTCCAGCACCATATTATGAATTTATAGGACGTCGAGAAGAAATCAAAAAAATTTATGATGAGCTTATAGATCATCATAAAAATTACTTATTATCTTTGGTAGGTGATGGGGGTATAGGGAAAACTTCAATTGCTTATAAAGTGGCGGAAGAAATAAAAGACAAAATTGATGGTGGCGTAAGTAATTTTGATGATGTAATATGGATTAGTGCAAAAGACCAAAGACTTTATTTTGATGAGAGAAGGGAACTAAATCCGGAGTTTCGCTCTTTAGATGATTTATTTAATAAAATACTATTAATTTTTTATGACGTAAATTATATAAAAGATATGAATAGAAGAAAAAAGTTAGATTTTGTTAACCAAGCGTTAGAAGGAACGAAATTCTTTTTTGTATTAGATAATCTTGAAATATTTGACGGTGAGGAAATTAATCAAATTTATCAATTTATAAAAAATGCTCCATTTGGTCATAAATTCCTCCTCACATCAAGGCATGATTTAAGAGTACATGAATTTGTAAAGATAGAACGTTTTAATTTAGAAAGTTCTAGAGAATATATAAATAATCTAGTGATAAATTTAAATGTAAATGAAATAGACAAAGATGATATAATTAATAATTTTAATGAATTTTATACATTAACGAACGGAAATCCTTTATATATTAATTTTTTTATTTCACAAATACTTAGAGGAAGGAAATTAAAAGATATCCTAGCAAAAAGGAATTTAGAATCAGAGAAATCACTAAAAGCATACTGTTTTGATTCTACATTGTCAAATTTATCTGGCGACGAACTCAAAGTCATGTACACCCTTGCAGTATCGGAACAAAACTTTTTATCATTCAACGAATTAAGATACGTCACATTAATACAGGAATCTTCTTTATTTAATATAATTGGATCATTAACGTCGCATTCTTTAGTATACACAGAATACCAAAGAAATACGAAAGTCTACTCTTTAAATTGGTTACTAAAATCATACCTTTTAGAAGAAAAAAGGATCCCAGTAGGAGAATATACTAGGTTATATCAGAAAGTAAGGACAATCTCAATATTTAGTCATCCAATTAAGGAAGAATTAGCTTTTAATTTTGGATTACGATCACTTATAAATACAAATGAAATAATGTCTTATAACATGATATTGAATGTTCTGGACAATGTAAACAATCAAAATGTGGATAGCACTTTGGATGACATAATTCGTCTATATCCTGGAAATTATTTAGTATATTTCTACAAAAATCTACTAAATATCTCAAATGGAACTAATTTATATAACGTTTATGCAAATATAAATTCAGATTTCGCGCATATTTTAAGTGTTATAAAATATGATGAAGAACGCGTAATGTCATATGTCTGGAAGTCTTTTTTGTATATATTGATTGATAAATACGACGATGTAATAAATGATATGGATATGTTAATTAACAATTCAAATAAAGATCATATAGAGTTAATTAATATTATCAAAGCCACGTGTTTAAGTATGAAAGCATTCAATGAATATAGATATAATCGATTTAACTTACATGATCAACTCCGTGACGACGCTGACGTACTTTTTTCAAACAATTTAAGAGGTTTTATTGGAAAACCTTACTTTTTATTTATTAAGAAAAATTTAATATATGCTTATAAACAGAACTTACTTCATGTGAAAAAAACTAAAATAAGTATTGAAAATGGACAATTTGTCTCTGACATCCTCATATTAAAAGACTTAAAATTATTCACAAAAAAACCAGTGGTCAATTTAAAATAA
- the tnpA gene encoding IS66 family insertion sequence element accessory protein TnpA, whose protein sequence is MTKLALRKEWIAAVNFKASGKTAKAWCDEHQLKTHWLWYWVRK, encoded by the coding sequence CTGACAAAACTCGCATTACGTAAAGAATGGATTGCTGCGGTCAACTTTAAGGCAAGTGGAAAGACTGCTAAAGCATGGTGCGATGAACATCAATTAAAAACGCATTGGCTTTGGTACTGGGTTCGAAAATAA
- a CDS encoding transposase, which translates to MEEKQNQQYKQDNQGKTEYIHHDRLFKELIKIFFEDFISLFFPNFHPLISFDSVTFLSEEVYTDVVKGGERRVDLLVETKIKGVERLIIIHIEAQSYYQDDFHERMFIYYSRLYENHRRPILPIAVFSYDEKHDEPDAFTIEVPELQVLQFRYLTVELKKKNWRDYLRYDHPIAAALLSKMGYTKEERVEVKKEFLRMITRLELDPARLNLITGFFDTYLTLNEEEERKLREEIGQLPQEEGAAILNIMNSYEKKGYERGREEGFEEGIEQGIEKGIKKGIEQGIEKGIEKGIEQGKMEDARKMLLKGMDVNFIRDITELPLEKIEELKKSLERS; encoded by the coding sequence GTGGAGGAGAAACAGAATCAGCAATATAAGCAAGACAACCAAGGCAAGACGGAGTATATTCATCATGATCGTTTATTTAAAGAATTGATTAAAATCTTTTTCGAAGATTTCATTTCGCTGTTCTTTCCAAATTTTCACCCTCTCATTTCTTTCGACTCGGTCACCTTCCTTTCCGAGGAAGTCTATACCGATGTGGTGAAAGGAGGCGAACGGAGGGTTGACCTTCTGGTAGAAACGAAGATCAAGGGGGTAGAGCGGCTCATCATCATCCATATTGAAGCCCAATCCTATTATCAGGATGACTTTCATGAGAGAATGTTCATTTACTATAGCCGGCTTTATGAGAATCATCGCCGCCCGATTTTGCCCATTGCGGTATTTTCCTATGATGAGAAACATGATGAACCGGATGCGTTTACCATTGAGGTCCCGGAGCTTCAAGTCCTTCAATTCCGTTATTTGACGGTGGAACTTAAGAAGAAAAACTGGAGAGATTATTTACGGTACGACCATCCAATTGCTGCTGCACTTCTCAGTAAAATGGGATATACTAAAGAAGAGAGAGTTGAAGTGAAGAAGGAATTTCTACGGATGATCACACGCCTTGAACTAGATCCCGCTCGGCTCAACCTGATTACGGGATTCTTCGATACTTATCTAACCTTAAACGAAGAGGAGGAGAGGAAATTGCGCGAAGAGATTGGGCAGCTGCCGCAAGAGGAAGGAGCGGCGATCCTAAATATCATGAACTCTTATGAGAAGAAAGGATACGAACGTGGGAGAGAAGAAGGATTTGAAGAAGGAATAGAACAAGGAATTGAGAAAGGAATTAAGAAAGGAATTGAGCAAGGAATTGAAAAGGGAATAGAAAAAGGAATTGAGCAAGGAAAAATGGAAGATGCCCGGAAGATGCTTCTAAAGGGGATGGATGTGAATTTTATTCGGGATATTACAGAATTACCGCTAGAGAAGATTGAAGAATTGAAAAAGTCATTAGAAAGATCGTAA
- a CDS encoding amino acid ABC transporter permease, with translation MQQLDFSVLGHWDNIRLLLHALWLTVIYTLAGFVLSIFIGTLISFGQMSKLKVLQFLSLTYLSWFRGTPLLVQLFLLYYGLPIVFGIDTVPWVSGIIALGMYSGSYASQIIRGAIQSIDRGQMEAGRTLGFSHAQTMRKIIIPQAIVRMLAPMTNELISLTKNSSLLSTITVVELFRQTNLLIADTYKTMEFLIATAVLYYLVNNLVGFIGLVLERRLSTGDDLR, from the coding sequence ATGCAACAATTAGATTTTTCTGTACTTGGTCATTGGGACAATATACGCCTTCTATTACATGCTTTGTGGCTAACAGTCATCTATACGCTTGCCGGATTTGTGCTTAGCATATTCATTGGAACCCTTATATCTTTCGGACAAATGTCGAAGTTGAAGGTGCTTCAATTCCTTTCCTTAACGTATCTTTCCTGGTTTCGCGGGACACCGTTACTGGTACAGCTGTTTTTATTATACTATGGACTTCCGATTGTTTTCGGGATTGATACGGTCCCTTGGGTATCCGGTATCATAGCGCTTGGAATGTACAGCGGTTCCTATGCGTCGCAAATCATTAGAGGGGCTATTCAATCCATTGATAGAGGACAAATGGAAGCCGGTCGAACTCTTGGATTTTCGCATGCTCAAACCATGCGAAAAATCATCATTCCCCAAGCAATTGTGCGAATGCTTGCACCTATGACCAATGAATTAATTTCTCTTACCAAAAATTCGTCGTTATTGTCTACCATTACTGTCGTCGAGCTTTTTCGGCAAACAAACCTACTTATCGCTGATACCTATAAGACCATGGAATTTTTAATTGCCACCGCTGTTTTATATTATTTGGTAAACAATCTTGTAGGATTCATTGGCCTTGTTTTGGAAAGACGTTTAAGTACGGGAGATGATTTACGATGA
- a CDS encoding IS110 family transposase produces the protein MKFNQSNKQNQRISRISETTLVIGTDIAKHNHVARAFNYRGIELGKRCLFQNDENGLLNLLAWAESIKQEHGMADVLLGVEPTGHYWFPLFYFLKQRGIEVVLVNPHHVRKSKELDDNSPTKNDIKDAKVVAKLVIDGRYTQPQLPEGVYADLRVLMNQRDRLCGDLNRVKGRIHNWLDRFFPEYRQVFKDWEGKASLITLQNFPLPQDVVAAGETALVATWKKSGVQRAVGPKRAGMLYQKAQKSIGLTEGATAARHELAMYLEQYAMLCRQIEELMEHVAALVEQIPGASHMMSIPCIGLVTVAGFLAEVGDLSGYDHSQQIVRHAGLSLRENSSGLHKGETTISKRGRCRLRALLYRAALTMVARNPEFRALHMYFTTRRDNPLKKKQSMIALCIKLIRILFELGRKQKNYDSSKVLGPHREAQLQAAA, from the coding sequence ATGAAGTTTAACCAATCGAACAAGCAAAATCAACGGATTTCGAGAATTTCTGAAACAACATTGGTCATCGGAACCGACATCGCGAAACATAACCATGTCGCTCGTGCCTTTAATTACCGAGGCATTGAACTCGGCAAGCGCTGCCTGTTCCAGAACGATGAAAATGGCCTATTGAACCTGCTAGCGTGGGCTGAATCCATCAAGCAAGAGCATGGGATGGCGGACGTGCTGCTTGGCGTAGAGCCAACCGGCCATTACTGGTTCCCGCTGTTTTACTTCCTGAAGCAGCGCGGTATCGAAGTCGTTCTCGTAAACCCGCATCACGTCAGGAAAAGCAAGGAACTCGACGACAACTCGCCGACCAAGAACGACATCAAAGATGCGAAAGTCGTCGCCAAACTCGTTATCGACGGACGCTATACACAGCCGCAGCTACCAGAAGGGGTTTATGCTGACCTGCGCGTGCTGATGAACCAGCGAGACCGTCTGTGCGGGGATTTGAACCGCGTGAAAGGAAGAATCCACAATTGGCTGGATCGCTTCTTTCCCGAATACAGGCAAGTGTTTAAAGACTGGGAAGGCAAGGCTTCGCTCATTACGCTGCAGAACTTTCCGCTGCCGCAAGACGTCGTCGCCGCTGGCGAAACTGCTCTTGTGGCGACCTGGAAGAAGAGCGGCGTACAACGAGCTGTAGGCCCCAAGAGAGCGGGGATGCTCTACCAAAAAGCCCAAAAGTCCATCGGCCTCACGGAAGGCGCTACGGCGGCCAGGCATGAGCTAGCCATGTACCTGGAGCAGTACGCCATGCTGTGCAGGCAGATCGAAGAACTGATGGAGCATGTGGCGGCTCTGGTGGAGCAGATTCCGGGCGCCTCCCACATGATGAGCATTCCGTGCATCGGTCTCGTCACTGTGGCAGGTTTCCTGGCGGAAGTCGGGGACTTGAGCGGCTACGATCACAGCCAGCAAATCGTCCGTCACGCCGGTCTCAGCCTGCGGGAAAACAGCTCCGGGCTGCACAAAGGGGAAACGACCATCAGCAAACGTGGTCGCTGTCGTCTCCGGGCCCTGCTGTACCGGGCGGCACTGACGATGGTTGCCAGGAACCCGGAATTCCGCGCGTTGCACATGTATTTCACGACGCGCCGGGACAATCCGCTGAAAAAGAAACAGTCCATGATCGCGCTTTGCATCAAGCTCATCCGCATCTTGTTTGAGCTAGGCCGTAAACAGAAGAATTATGACAGCAGCAAAGTGCTCGGCCCCCATCGGGAGGCTCAGCTTCAAGCAGCAGCTTAA
- a CDS encoding sigma factor-like helix-turn-helix DNA-binding protein yields the protein MTIGKRPISSGVVDRRLILVSVRFHGAVPFRCEGGLAISCDGHRGRRLCGHVMGLEGNDFCGFNEASEKKRMITGFIPSYQIFKGIEGLSQRQIAKQLGISRNTVRKHLSNQTAPTVIHRTKENSAGESPFLPPIFIHLWK from the coding sequence ATGACGATCGGTAAACGACCCATCAGCTCTGGTGTTGTCGATCGTCGTTTAATTCTTGTATCCGTTCGGTTCCATGGAGCAGTTCCATTTCGGTGTGAAGGCGGGTTGGCTATTTCTTGTGATGGCCATAGGGGCCGACGCTTATGCGGCCATGTTATGGGTCTTGAAGGAAACGATTTTTGTGGATTTAACGAAGCAAGCGAGAAGAAAAGGATGATCACAGGCTTTATACCATCATATCAAATTTTTAAAGGAATTGAAGGATTATCGCAAAGACAAATTGCGAAACAACTTGGGATTTCTCGAAATACCGTCCGCAAACACCTATCGAATCAAACAGCTCCAACGGTCATTCATCGGACCAAGGAAAATTCCGCTGGGGAAAGCCCTTTTTTGCCACCTATATTCATCCATTTATGGAAGTAA
- a CDS encoding FRG domain-containing protein codes for MFSQKWKSLLDKIDDFTRSYDGTAWFRGHNNSTYKLNSGLFRLNPDNKSLEKYLTLEKQLYTYYKNLGYLIHNNEAGWNLLYSMQHHGVKTRLLDWTESMSVALFFALDGWTNGTAKIWVLKPTELNRLSLGKNEILSPQAIEYPKHFEDPNQKSIAIYPIKSNKRIVAQNGVFTVQGNSMLPLEEEFEGNLITNNIIKAFELTLDIKEDAVRFLYHNGINRFTLFPDLEGLSNHINNTLIPPAWR; via the coding sequence ATGTTTAGCCAAAAGTGGAAAAGTCTCCTTGATAAAATTGATGATTTTACCCGTAGTTATGATGGTACAGCTTGGTTCCGTGGCCATAACAATTCTACTTATAAACTTAATTCAGGACTGTTTAGACTAAATCCTGATAACAAGAGTCTTGAAAAGTACCTTACTCTGGAAAAACAACTGTACACCTACTATAAAAACCTCGGCTATTTAATACACAACAATGAAGCTGGTTGGAACTTACTTTATTCAATGCAACACCACGGTGTTAAAACTAGACTTCTTGATTGGACGGAGAGTATGTCGGTTGCGTTATTTTTTGCTTTGGATGGGTGGACAAACGGTACAGCAAAAATTTGGGTATTAAAGCCTACAGAACTTAATAGGTTATCGTTGGGAAAGAATGAAATATTATCTCCCCAGGCAATAGAATATCCTAAACATTTCGAGGATCCAAATCAAAAATCGATAGCAATATACCCTATAAAAAGTAATAAACGTATTGTAGCTCAAAATGGTGTATTTACTGTTCAGGGGAATTCAATGTTACCCCTTGAAGAGGAATTTGAAGGGAATCTTATAACAAATAACATCATTAAGGCATTTGAACTTACTCTTGATATCAAAGAAGATGCAGTGAGATTTCTTTATCATAATGGTATAAATAGGTTTACTTTGTTTCCTGACTTAGAAGGGTTATCTAATCATATTAATAACACCTTGATTCCCCCTGCATGGAGATAA